A portion of the Podospora pseudoanserina strain CBS 124.78 chromosome 2, whole genome shotgun sequence genome contains these proteins:
- a CDS encoding hypothetical protein (EggNog:ENOG503NX6C; COG:O), with the protein MDFSHLLRTALPPFVGNMSAEDNNATQNIVETLTPLLGLQFNPFLNLFMIFYDLAGGRLGTLGLNPAYILTSFGLAWAFNKTWVHIYANVMSILGRYFTASVQVNSGDNIYDHVMKFLANRQDMTESRSLTAETWFKPTSEEADEADLFRTKISPDGEGVNLNFSNQESKCPPRFTPAIGLHNFWFRGKYFALSRQQETLHTDNSWGGSQYRDRESLVLSCYGRSPEPIKRLLEHAKQEYYSEHNARTIVKRPASQSMRSYGGRHSWSMVANRPVRPMKTVVLDEKQKVQVLYDMNEYLHPSTPRWYANRGIPLRRGYLFHGPPGTGKTSLSFALAGVFGLDIYVISLLDPSLTEEDLCALFNSLPRRCVVLLEDIDTAGLARPGDSTPASEDGDDSDEKSKDKSKKKDKDSKEKKSSEWNVADLARELKKQSSSESTDKKGISLSGLLNAIDGVASHEGRVLIMTTNKPETLDEALIRPGRVDLQIAFTNATREQTCELFKRMYDADRTATTPFQKEDRPQSTATTRLRSRLAFFRSPSNKITRTISAPVVRQLPLNDNSGEKDGNLTDTSVTTTAVDLDSDLCSLPSSASPTKISFAPEEVSKLLAEEIDDLKPITPEELDKIAQGFASKIPEGQFSPAELQGFLLKRKREPRRALREVGVWVEGTLEQKKSKTKVVRVQ; encoded by the exons ATGGacttctcccacctccttcgGACGGCCCTACCTCCATTTGTTGGTAATATGAGCGCAGAAGACAACAATGCCACCCAGAATATCGTCGAAACCCTCACGCCACTGCTCGGTTTGCAGTTCAACCCATTTTTGAATCTGTTCATGATTTTCTACGACTTGGCCGGCGGTCGCCTCGGCACACTGGGTTTAAACCCAGCGTATATTCTGACCTCATTTGGACTGGCTTGGGCTTTCAACAAGACGTGGGTGCATATCTACGCAAACGTCATGTCAATTCTGGGAAGGTATTTTACCGCCTCGGTTCAGGTCAACAGCGGGGATAACATCTACGACCATGTGATGAAGTTCCTCGCCAACCGGCAGGACATGACCGAATCTCGCTCTCTGACGGCAGAGACGTGGTTCAAGCCAACATCAGAAGAGGCGGACGAGGCAGATTTGTTCCGGACCAAAATCTCGCCCGACGGCGAAGGGGTCAACctcaacttctccaaccAAGAGTCCAAGTGCCCCCCTCGTTTTACGCCCGCAATCGGACTGCACAACTTTTGGTTCCGGGGCAAGTATTTCGCGTTGAGCCGGCAGCAGGAGACGCTGCACACAGACAACAGCTGGGGCGGCTCGCAGTACAGGGACAGGGAGTCACTTGTTCTGTCCTGCTACGGCCGTTCGCCTGAGCCTATCAAGCGCCTTCTGGAGCATGCGAAGCAAGAGTACTACAGCGAGCACAACGCCAGGACCATTGTCAAACGTCCGGCTTCACAGAGCATGAGGAGCTATGGTGGCCGGCACAGCTGGTCCATGGTGGCAAATCGGCCGGTTCGCCCCATGAAGACGGTGGTACTGGATGAGAAGCAAAAGGTGCAAGTGCTTTACGACATGAACGAGTACCTCCACCCTTCTACTCCGCGATG GTATGCAAATCGCGGTATTCCCCTCCGTCGAGGCTATCTTTTCCACGGCCCGCCAGGGACAGGCAAAACGTCGCTGTCCTTTGCCCTGGCCGGTGTGTTTGGCCTTGACATTTACGTTATCTCGCTCCTTGACCCGTCTCTAACCGAAGAAGACCTTTGTGCACTCTTCAATTCCCTTCCGCGTCGCTGTGTGGTACTGCTCGAGGACATTGACACAGCTGGACTTGCTCGCCCGGGCGACTCAACTCCTGCTTCTGAAGACGGTGACGACAGTGACGAGAAGTCCAAGGACAAgtcaaagaagaaggacaaggattccaaagaaaaaaagtcttCGGAATGGAACGTCGCCGACTTGGCCCGGGAGCTCAAGAAGCAGTCATCGAGTGAATCTACAGATAAGAAAGGCATTTCACTCTCTGGCCTGCTTAATGCTATTGACGGCGTCGCCTCTCACGAGGGCCGGGTTTTGATCATGACAACTAACAAACCGGAGACACTCGATGAGGCTCTCATTCGCCCCGGGCGGGTCGATCTTCAAATCGCCTTTACCAACGCCACCAGGGAACAAACCTGTGAGTTGTTCAAGAGGATGTACGACGCCGACCGGACCGCCACCACGCCTTTTCAAAAGGAGGACAGACCCCAGTCTaccgccaccacccgtcTCCGCTCCcgcctcgccttcttccgTTCTCCCTCCAACAAAATTACAAGGACCATCTCCGCCCCGGTGGTTCGTCAGCTTCCCCTCAATGACAACAGCGGCGAGAAAGACGGCAACCTAACCGACACATCGGTCACCACAACAGCAGTCGACCTCGACTCTGAcctctgctccctcccctcctctgcctccccaACAAAGATATCTTTTGCCCCGGAGGAAGTCAGCAAGCTCCTCGCCGAGGAGATTGACGACCTGAAACCCATCACCCCGGAAGAACTCGACAAGATCGCGCAGGGCTTTGCCTCCAAGATCCCCGAGGGGCAGTTCTCGCCTGCGGAACTGCAAGGGTTTCTgctcaagaggaagagagagccGAGAAGGGcgctgagggaggtgggtgttTGGGTCGAAGGGACGctggagcagaagaagagcaagaccAAGGTCGTTAGGGTGCAATGA
- a CDS encoding hypothetical protein (EggNog:ENOG503PF8Z), translated as MSLVDSHLEENSQPDIAYTNKQTATQFDEPIFDEYHDMDEEHPDTLAPSPKRVRTNPTNDVPELPKKSSRRVSRILDNHGLKLGGEEGQATAPHDIYLSSEEDASSDADDFSEYDYDSSIEDPDSPTAATRRGSQEVTARVVSVVFAGKPSIVNLSLRKQRSVSLSSSSVNTSRTRNSTESSESESLKPSTTAPIHPSGDRPITPASSLSARSSNPNRRSSSSLLSDLLTNKRKPPAFLSIDPYANGSHYSLEAVPKPLDSLEGEAAKTPRTPTQILKGVTRSFSLARKKSRPTLDTSGSSVSHQPRSSTSTKRSSLQHSVSVSDDQLEEHDEEKENISSRIGDKTPQTPITYNDILRAVKKNAIVMSGSQPGLPSDILSPTSPNTERQKRGILSGLSARRRSVKFTGRV; from the coding sequence ATGTCTTTGGTGGACAGTCACCTCGAGGAGAACAGCCAACCGGACATTGCATATACAAACAAGCAAACAGCAACACAATTTGACGAGCCCATCTTTGACGAGTATCACGATATGGACGAGGAACACCCCGACACACTGGCTCCGAGTCCCAAGAGGGTTCGCACCAATCCCACCAACGACGTCCCTGAGCTTCCCAAAAAGAGTtcgaggagggtgtcaaGGATATTGGACAACCACGGATTGAagctgggaggagaggaaggacaGGCCACCGCACCGCACGACATCTATCTTTCCTCCGAAGAGGACGCCTCCTCCGACGCCGACGATTTTTCCGAGTATGACTATGACTCGAGCATCGAGGACCCCGACTCTCCCACAGCCGCTACCCGACGAGGCAGCCAGGAGGTCACGGCAAGAGTGGTCTCGGTGGTGTTTGCAGGCAAACCCTCAATCGTCAACCTTTCTCTCAGAAAACAGCGTTCCGTGTCATTGAGCTCCTCTTCTGTGAACACAAGCAGGACAAGGAATAGCACCGAGTCGTCCGAGTCCGAGTCTCTCAAACCATCCACGACAGCACCCATTCACCCTTCCGGTGATCGACCAATCACACCAGCAAGCAGTCTCTCGgcccgcagcagcaaccccaacaGGCGAAGCAGCAGTAGCTTGCTTTCTGACCTTCTCACCAACAAGAGGAAGCCTCCCGCGTTTCTGAGCATTGACCCTTACGCCAACGGATCTCACTACTCGCTGGAGGCGGTGCCAAAACCGCTTGACAgtctggagggggaggctgCCAAAACACCACGGACGCCTACTCAGATCTTGAAGGGTGTCACGAGGTCGTTTAGCTTGGCTCGCAAGAAGAGCCGGCCTACGCTTGACACGTCGGGGTCTAGTGTGTCACACCAGCCAAGATCGTCGACCAGCACCAAGAGGAGCTCGTTGCAACACTCTGTCTCTGTCTCGGACGACCAACTCGAGGAGCATgacgaggaaaaggagaacaTCAGCAGCAGGATTGGCGACAAGACACCCCAGACCCCGATCACATACAACGACATCCTCAGGGCTGTCAAGAAGAATGCCATTGTCATGAGTGGATCGCAGCCAGGTCTTCCGAGTGATATCCTCTCACCGACATCGCCAAATACggagaggcagaagagggGGATCTTGAGCGGGTTGTCAgctaggaggaggagtgtgAAGTTTACTGGGAGGGTTTAA
- the ELO2 gene encoding Fatty acyl-CoA elongase/Polyunsaturated fatty acid specific elongation enzyme (EggNog:ENOG503NU6C; COG:I) yields MASILDQLPVPTLDRPFGIHLWPIFNKAFEKVVGYPADDFRFQPGQTPMSTLKETSIFIVIYYAIIFGGREYMRSREPFKLRTLFLIHNFYLTAISGILLALFIEQMLPTVVRKGLFFAICDADGGWTQPMVVLYYLNYLTKYLELLDTCFLFLKKKPLTFLHCYHHGATALLCYTQLIGSTAVSWVVICLNLLVHVVMYWYYFQSARGVKIWWKEWITRLQIIQFVIDLGFVYFASYTYFTSAYWPWMPSAGKCAGEEFAAFSGIGILSSYLFLFISFYFATYKKDGKRPTGRKAVRRMSQAPLPDPSTIIHGKDVKATGVKTNGTSTRSRKA; encoded by the exons ATGGCTTCGATTCTCGACCAGCTGCCGGTCCCAACGTTGGACCGGCCATTCGGCATCCACCTCTggcccatcttcaacaaggccTTCGAGAAGGTTGTTGGCTACCCTGCCGATGACTTCCGCTTCCAGCCCGGTCAGACTCCCATGTCTACCCTGAAGGAAACGagcatcttcatcgtcatctaCTATGCCATCATCTTTGGTGGCCGAGAGTACATGCGCAGCCGCGAGCCCTTCAAGCTCCGGACGCTCTTCCTGATCCACAACTTTTACCTGACCGCCATTtccggcatcctcctcgctctcttcATCGAGCAGATGCTTCCCACTGTTGTTCGCAAGGGTCTCTTCTTTGCCATCTGCGATGCTGATGGCGGCTGGACTCAGCCCATGGTTGTCCTCTACTAC TTGAACTACCTCACCAAGTACCTCGAGCTGTTGGATACCTGTTTCCTgttcctcaagaagaagcctcTCACCTTCCTTCACTGCTACCACCACGGCGCCACCGCTCTCCTCTGCTACACCCAGCTCATCGGTTCCACTGCCGTCTCATGGGTTGTCATctgcctcaacctcctcgtccacgtcGTCATGTACTGGTACTACTTCCAGAGCGCGCGTGGCGTCAAGATCTGGTGGAAGGAGTGGATCACCCGTCTCCAGATTATCCAGTTCGTCATTGATCTTG GCTTCGTCTACTTCGCGTCGTACACTTACTTCACTTCGGCTTACTGGCCCTGGATGCCCTCCGCCGGCAAGTGCGCGGGTGAGGAGTTTGCTGCCTTCTCCGGTATCGGTATCCTCAGCTCttacctcttcctcttcatctccttcTACTTCGCCACCTAcaagaaggatgggaagcGCCCCACTGGCCGCAAGGCTGTCCGCAGAATGTCCCAGGCTCCTCTTCCCGACCCGAGCACCATCATTCACGGCAAGGACGTCAAGGCCACTGGTGTCAAGACCAATGGCACTTCTACTCGCTCCCGCAAGGCCTAA
- the COX6 gene encoding Cytochrome c oxidase subunit 6 (COG:C; EggNog:ENOG503P3UI; BUSCO:EOG0926522L), with protein MSASLLRIAARGPSSALFRTVVARPQPIAVRAAVAVPKTFSTSMRMRSEHAEETFEEFSARYEKEFDSVQDVFELQRNLNNAFAYDLVPSPAVLAAALRAARRVNDFPTAVRVFEGIKAKVENKGQYEQYLAELKPLREELGIELKEDLYPEEAN; from the exons ATGTcggcctccctcctccgcatcgCCGCCCGCGGCCCCTCCAGCGCCCTCTTCCGCACCGTTGTTGCCCGGCCCCAGCCTATCGCTGTGCGCGCTGCCGTCGCCGTCCCCAAGACCTTCAGCACATCGATGCGCATGCGCTCCGAGCACGCCGAGGAGACCTTTGAGGAGTTTTCTGCTCG CTACGAGAAGGAGTTTGACAGCGTTCAGGATGTCTTTGAGCTCCAG CGCAACCTGAACAACGCTTTCGCCTACGATCTCGTCCCCTCCCCTGCCGTCCTCGCCGCTGCCCTCAGGGCCGCGAGAAGAGTCAACGACTTCCCCACTGCCGTCCGCGTTTTCGAGG gcatcaaggccaaggtcGAGAACAAGGGCCAGTACGAGCAGTACCTTGCTGAGCTCAAGCCCCTTCGTGAGGAGCTCGGTatcgagctcaaggaggacCTCTACCCCGAGGAGGCCAACTAA
- a CDS encoding hypothetical protein (COG:D; COG:Z; EggNog:ENOG503NVDB) produces MMDGDRTSPRRSSRKRSIIYADPANASRPSKKPKTQPHQQTAQDEEPANTLYLRIYCLGSNDNAELGLGPNHRVGDVRVPTLNPFLSCPSPSEKSLKKGSFPTIKNRVIQLAVGGMHCAALTSTNEILTWGVNDNGALGRDTSSARLEEHLKNLTLHDDNSSTTSSEPDINPLESTPHPVPFPNINPPKWTQITACDSATFLLSTTGQIYGWGCTRSSQGVSLFTPQTAIQRTPLPIPLPEPITKISARGNHILALTKTGQVYTWGLGSEQGQLGRRLPQRGNSLLSCAVTPRKIKLKNIIDIAAGPDHSFAVGENGEVWAWGLDNYAQTGALASNRGEDGGGLFISTPTRVTNLEGILNGRRIKYLTGGNSHSLCLLDDGSVYSWGRLDSFATGVDIDTLTAQKGQKWEEEFVVRDGRGRARIVTCPVRILPLGEGENDKIRWVEAGAEHGVAVTVDGRVVTWGFNASCQTGHRGEEEEIKTPRVVGVRKGCLEGVRFGWTGAGGHFTVLGEVVGL; encoded by the coding sequence ATGATGGACGGTGACCGTACATCACCCCGACGATCTAGCCGCAAACGATCCATCATCTATGCCGACCCAGCAAACGCCTCGCGCCCTTCCAAAAAGCCCAAAAcacaacctcatcaacaaacagCCCAAGACGAGGAGCCCGCCAACACTCTATACCTTCGAATCTACTGCCTAGGAAGCAACGACAATGCAgagctcggcctcggcccCAACCACCGCGTCGGAGACGTCAGAGTCCCAACACTCAACCCTTTCCTCTCctgcccatcaccatccgAGAAATCCCTTAAAAAGGGATCATTTCCCACAATCAAAAACAGAGTAATCCAACTCGCCGTCGGCGGTATGCACTGCGCCGCCCTCACCTCCACAAATGAAATCCTCACCTGGGGCGTCAACGACAACGGTGCCCTGGGAAGAGACACCAGCTCCGCCCGGCTGGAAGAACACCTCAaaaacctcaccctccacgacgacaactcctccaccacctcttctgAACCagacatcaaccccctcgaatccaccccccaccccgtccccttcccaaacatcaaccccccaaaatgGACCCAAATCACCGCCTGCGACAGcgccaccttcctcctctccaccaccggccaaATCTACGGCTGGGGCTGCACCCGCTCCTCCCAAGgcgtctccctcttcaccccccaaACCGCCATCCAAcgcacccccctccccatccccctgCCTGAACCCATAACCAAAATATCCGCAAGAGGTAACCACATCCTAGCCCTGACCAAAACCGGCCAAGTCTACACATGGGGCCTAGGCAGCGAGCAAGGCCAACTCGGCCGCCGTCTTCCCCAACGCGGAAattctcttctctcctgcGCAGTCACACCGAGGAAAATAAAACTAAAAAACATCATCGACATCGCCGCCGGACCAGACCACAGTTTTGCCGTTGGTGAAAACGGAGAGGTGTGGGCTTGGGGATTAGACAACTACGCCCAAACAGGAGCCCTCGCCTCCAACCGGGGAGAAGACGGGGGGGGGTTATTCATTTCGACACCAACCCGGGTTACCAACCTAGAGGGGATACTAAACGGCCGAAGAATAAAATATCTAACCGGGGGAAATAGTCATAGCCTTTGTTTGTTGGATGACGGGAGTGTCTACTCCTGGGGAAGGCTTGACTCTTTCGCCACGGGGGTAGATATCGACACGTTGACAGCACAGAAGGGACAAaaatgggaggaggagtttgtggttagggatgggaggggtaGGGCGAGGATTGTGACCTGTCCGGTGAGGATCTTGccgctgggggagggggaaaacgACAAGATTAGATGGGTCGAGGCGGGGGCGGAACATGGGGTCGCTGTTAcggtggatgggagggtggttaCCTGGGGGTTTAATGCTAGTTGTCAGACGGGACAtagaggagaagaggaggagatcaagacgccgagggtggtgggtgtgagAAAAGgttgtttggagggggtCAGGTTTGGGTGGACGGGGGCTGGAGGGCATTTTactgttttgggggaggtggttgggttgtga
- the EHD3 gene encoding 3-hydroxyisobutyryl-CoA hydrolase (BUSCO:EOG0926213Q; EggNog:ENOG503NV3G; COG:I) — protein MFPQAILARAAAPCRAAARPSSSIFRAAAAMPLRAKLLPQQQPQSRMMSSSSFAHFTPCPNDDPEDVLFQSLYGLRTIELNRPSKLNALNGSMIRKIAPRLLEWSKSDMANVIVIKGAGRKGFCAGGDVQQLVEWNRDPTIDGPAKSAAYFAQEYKLNHLIATYNKPYIAFMDGFTMGGGVGLSIHAPFRIATENTVFSMPETTIGFFPDVGASFFLPRMAGEVGTWLALTSGQLKGVNAFYAGVATHYLHSSSLNALESRLAELRFKDYDQMSRRLEVVNDTIEEFVTGLPWEEPMAVAGEVRRAIDRCFGFDTVDEIMQALKEEEKNEVTGEWATKTLNTLHLRSPTSVHVTLKQMRIGKTWSIAEAFKREHSIATKFMSYPDFNEGVTAKLVEKPRRVPMWQPASLERFAEKKDWKELVGSFFLVDDKGPKFKLLSEETYDKYPFKNFGVPTEEEVEQKVAEGKVKSRAEVLEHFVRERRQKQGVEVVVSEILLRKTKEGKKGLTWVYGEEAPGHQE, from the exons ATGTTTCCCCAGGCGATTCTTGCCAGAGCAGCGGCTCCATGTCGCGCTGCCGCCagaccaagctcctccatcttcagagccgccgccgccatgcCCCTCAGAGCTAAGCTGCtgcctcagcagcaaccacaatCACGAATG atgtcctcctcctccttcgcccaCTTCACCCCCTGCCCCAACGACGACCCCGAAGACGTCCTCTTCCAATCCCTCTATGGCCTCCGCACTATCGAGCTCAACCGCCCCAGCAAGCTCAACGCCCTCAACGGGTCCATGATCCGGAAAATcgccccccgcctcctcgaGTGGTCCAAATCCGACATGGCCaacgtcatcgtcatcaaagGTGCCGGCCGAAAGGGCTTTTGCGCGGGTGGTGACGTCCAGCAACTCGTCGAATGGAACCGAGACCCTACCATTGATGGCCCTGCGAAGTCGGCTGCCTACTTTGCCCAAGAGTACAAGCTCAACCATCTGATCGCCACGTACAACAAGCCATACATCGCCTTCATGGACGGGTTCACcatgggcggtggggttggatTGAGCATTCATGCCCCTTTTAGGATCGCCACCGAGAACACGGTGTTTTCTATGCCGGAGACCACGATTGGGTTTTTTCCCGACGTGGGCGCGAGTTTTTTCCtgccgaggatggcgggggaggtggggacTTGGTTGGCGCTGACGAGCGGGCAGTTGAAGGGGGTGAATGCTTTTTATGCGGGGGTTGCGACGCATTATCTGCACAGCTCGAGCTTGAACGCGCTGGAGAGCAGGCTGGCCGAGTTGAGGTTTAAGGACTATGACCAGATGAGCAGAAGGTTGGAGGTTGTGAATGATACTATTGAGGAGTTTGTCACGGGACTGCCGTGGGAGGAGCCGATGGCGGttgcgggggaggtgaggagggcgattGATAGGTGTTTTGGGTTTGACACGGTGGATGAGATTATGCAGGctttgaaggaggaggagaaaaatgAGGTTACGGGGGAGTGGGCGACGAAGACGCTGAACACGTTGCATTTGAGGAGCCCGACGTCGGTGCATGTTACGTTGAAGCAGATGAGGATTGGGAAGACGTGGAGTATTGCTGAGGCGTTCAAGAGGGAGCATTCGATTGCGACCAAGTTTATGTCTTATCCTGATTTTAACGAGGGGGTTACGGCTAAGTTGGTGGAGAAGCCGAGGAGGGTTCCGATGTGGCAGCCGGCGAGCCTGGAGAGGTttgctgagaagaaggattgGAAGGAGCTGGTGGGTTCGTTCTTTTTGGTGGATGATAAGGGGCCGAAGTTTAAGCTGTTGAGCGAGGAGACGTACGACAAGTATCCTTTCAAGAACTTTGGCGTGCctaccgaggaggaggtggagcagAAGGTGGCCGAGGGCAAGGTCAAGAGCAGAGCGGAGGTGTTGGAGCATTTTGttagggagaggaggcagaagcagggtgttgaggtggttgtgagCGAAATTCTGCTGAGGAAGACaaaggagggcaagaagggtTTGACTTGGGTgtatggggaggaggcaCCTGGGCACCAAGAGTAG
- the dak1 gene encoding dihydroxyacetone kinase Dak1 (COG:G; EggNog:ENOG503NUS7), whose translation MPPSSLHPKVYIRLLYDIVVFLCRLPFWLLHHSLAALQRRHREIGREYTAKREVPRFLPRLVTLSASEDETSYHNSASDSEDEPLALIPPSPTHSTAHSPSIPPPPYHSLSSPPQHGPVSPPSPLVADEKPTPPSITPEPTTPTMSSKHFDPNPTHLLLTSLHSQTLTNPSLALDSQNKILYLRPSSKSSSQRVHLVSGGGAGHEPSFSGFVGTGLLSAAVSGTIFASPSAEQIRTCLFSRLAPSSETLVTVMNYTGDVLNFGLAVEKAKAAGKRVEMVIVGDDAAVGRTKGGKVGRRGVAGTVLVVKIAGALAKRGYKLDEVAKVARLVAGNLVSVGASLGRVHVPGRAVNKEEEGEKLGEDEVEIGMGIHNEAGVGREKMELKQLVGKMLRMMLDRNDKERGFVNVNSNEVVLLVNNLGGVSVLELGGIVAEVVKQLGEDWNIKPVRVLSGTYMTSLNGLGFSVSLLNVVNTDIGGPGMIELLDDECEATGWPAQISKLTWEERNQATREEDASNGEEVGESGLRVDAKAAQEVLTRGLEAVVAAEPDVTRYDTIVGDGDCGIGLKRGAEAILRHLSSKPLTGDVVIDLANIIPVVEMEMDGTSGALYAIFLNALVAALRTTSQSEKEASAKVWAAVLRQSCEALSKYTPARPGDRTLVDALYPFVNTLEETGDVKKAAEAAVAGAEGTKGMKASLGRTVYIGGSGFEEVPDPGAWGLASFFQGLAGIKKLEEDSNGWEKL comes from the exons ATgccaccttcctccttgcATCCCAAGGTTTACATCCGATTACTTTACGATATAGTCGTTTTCTTATGCAGGCTTCCGTTCTGGCTGTTACATCACAGTTTGGCTGCTTTACAACGTCGACATCGAGAGATTGGAAGGGAGTATACCGCGAAAAGGGAGGTTCCTCGCTTTCTTCCTCGTCTTGTGACGTTGTCGGCATCTGAAGACGAAACTTCTTACCACAACTCGGCAAGCGACTCCGAGGACGAGCCCCTCGCTTTGATACCGCCTTCCCCGACACATTCAACTGCTCACTCACCCtcgataccaccaccaccataccaCAGCTtatcttcaccacctcaacaCGGCCCAGTgtcaccaccttcaccactGGTTGCTGACGAaaagccaacaccaccatccattACACCTGAACCAACAACTCCCACCATGTCCTCCAAACACTTcgaccccaaccccacccacctcctcctcacctccctccactcccaaaccctcaccaacccctccctagCCCTCGACTCCCAAAACAAAATCCTTTAcctccgcccctcctccaaatcctcctcccaacgCGTCCATCTCGTCTCGGGCGGCGGCGCAGGCCATGAaccctccttctccggcTTCGTCGGCACCGGCCTCTTATCCGCCGCCGTATCAGGCACAATCTttgcctccccctccgcagAGCAAATCCGCACTTGCCTCTTCTCCCGCCTGGCCCCCAGTTCCGAAACCTTGGTCACTGTCATGAATTACACGGGCGATGTCCTCAATTTTGGGCTCGCTgtcgagaaggccaaggctgctgggAAGAGAGTTGAGATGGTGATTGTGGGGGATGATGCCGCTGTGGGGAGGACAAAGGGTGGGAAGGTTGGGAGACGAGGAGTGGCGGGAACGGTCTTGGTGGTCAAGATTGCGGGTGCCTTGGCGAAGAGGGGATATAAACTTGACGAGGTTGCAAAggtggcgaggttggtggcggGGAATTTGGTTAGTGTTGGGGCTAGTCTTGGGCGGGTCCATGTACCGGGACGGGCGGTGaataaggaggaggagggggagaagttgggggaggatgaggttgagattgggatggggatcCATAATGAGGCcggggtggggagggagaaaatGGAACTGAAGCAATTGGTGGGAAAGATGCTGAGGATGATGCTGGATAGGAATGACAAGGAGAGGGGTTTTGTGAATGTCAATTCGAATGAGGTGGTTCTGTTGGTGAATAACTTGGGTGGGGTGAGTGTACTGGAATTGGGAGGGATTGTGGCTGAGGTGGTGAAGCAGTTGGGCGAGGACTGGAATATCAAGCCAgtgagggtgttgagtgGGACGTATATGACGAGCTTgaatgggttggggtttAGTGTTAGTTTGTTGAATGTGGTGAATACGGATATCGGGGGACCGGGGATGATTGagttgttggatgatgagtgTGAGGCTACGGGGTGGCCGGCGCAGATATCGAAGTTGacttgggaggagaggaatCAGGCtacgagggaggaggatgcatcgaatggggaggaggtaggcGAGAGTGGGTTGAGGGTCGATGCGAAAGCTGCTCAGGAGGTGCTCACTCGGGggttggaggcggtggttGCGGCGGAACCTGATGTGACGCGGTATGATACtattgttggtgatggagactGCGGTATTGGTCTCAAGAGGGGTGCTGAAG ccatcTTGCGCCACCTCTCGAGCAAGCCCTTAACTGGCGACGTTGTGATAGAccttgccaacatcatcccagTGGTCGAGATGGAAATGGACGGCACATCTGGAGCCTTGTACGCCATCTTTCTCAACGCccttgttgctgctttgAGAACAACATCACAAAGCGAAAAGGAAGCATCAGCCAAGGTTTGGGCTGCCGTACTTCGCCAAAGCTGTGAAGCCCTCTCAAAATACACACCAGCTCGGCCTGGAGATCGCACACTTGTGGATGCTCTATATCCGTTTGTCAACACTCTTGAGGAAACAGGAGATGTTAAGAAGGCGGCAGAGGCAGcagttgctggtgctgagggCACCAAGGGGATGAAGGCCAGTCTTGGAAGGACTGTCTACATTGGCGGTTCTGGGTTTGAGGAAGTTCCTGACCCAGGTGCTTGGGGCTTGGCGAGCTTCTTCCAGGGCTTGGCGGGAATCAaaaagctggaggaggattcgAACGGGTGGGAGAAGCTTTGA